The Magnetococcus marinus MC-1 genome contains the following window.
GGACCGCAAGTCCATGGAAGATCGCGGCATGACCGAAGACGACCTGCTCATTATCGGCGAGGACGAAGATACGGAAGAGCCCATTCGCCCCAAAGTGGTGGATTCTGAAGAGATCGCTCGCATGATGGCTGAGCAACACAATATTCTCCCCTACTAATTCGGCGAGGAGATCGAACATGCTGCATATGGTAAATAAATCACCCTTTCAAAATGGTGGTCTGGATAGTTGTTTGCGCTTTGCGTCAGCGGGCGATTGCATCTTGTTGATGGAAGATGCCGCTTTTGCGGCGGCCACTGGCACGGCGAAAAGTGCAGAGGTGGAAGCGGCTTGTAAAAAGTTTAAAGTCTATGCTCTAAGCGCGGATATTAAAGCCCGCGCGGTCAAGAGTGTGATTGAGGGTATTGAAGTGATCGACTATGCCGGTTTTGTCGATCTGGTGGACCAGAACAAGACTCACTCTTGGCTGTAATGGGATCATCCCACACGCCGCACTTATCCTGCGGCGTGTGGGAACCGTTTTAAAGACCGTTCCATGTCTTAGATACCTGAGATTTTAGGTGTTGTGGGTGGAGCGGTTTTTAATGCCGTTTGGATCAAAAGGGATGGCCTCTCATTGGTGTCTGCGCATGGACCCACCCCTGCATAAGGAGACAGAACGTGGTTTGGTTCCGATCGTTCATCATAGCACTGGCCCTAGCCATGGGAGTGGTGGCTGTCAGCGCCCCTGCTTCCGCCGAACAGGGCTACCGCATGCATGGCCCCATCAAGCTGCAAAAAGCAGTGGGTGAAGCCTGTATCCGGGACACCGCCGATATGGCGCGTAACCATATGAAGTTGATGAAGCATAAGCGGGTGGAAACGGTCCGTGAAGGGATGCGTAACCCCCCAGAGAGTATTCTTAGTTGTGCCAACTGTCACACCAGTCATGAACAGTTTTGTGACCAGTGTCACAACTATGTTGGGGTCAAACCTGACTGTTTTACGTGTCATATCTTTCCCTGATGTAGTCGGGGCTTGTTAGCGCCTGTTTGGCAGCTTGAAGACGATGGAACTGGACTTTCACTGTACATTTGCAGCGTGATGATGTGCAAAAAAACGGGTTGAGTACCATTTTCCAACAACAGACAAGTTTAAAGCGGGCTCTCAGTCTATAATCTGCGGTGTGGTTCTAAACACATCGCCAGACGGACCAATAGGAACGGAACCATGACGATGGATAGAAGAACGGTTCTCGGCCTAGGCGGCGCCATGGCCGTCGGGGCTATGGTGGCTCCCGGAATGCGTCTTATCGCAGCCCCCATGCAAAAGGGTGCCAATGCCGGCGCCCGTTGGGCTATGCTCATTGACCTGAGCAAGTGCAGCGAGGATTGCACCGACTGCACGACGGCCTGTGCGACAGAGAATAACATTCCTCAAATTGAGGATCAGTCGCGCCAAATCCAATACATTCGCAAAATTACCATCACGGATAAAACAGGTAAAAAGCCTCAGCAGAGTCTGCCGGTTTTGTGTAACCATTGCGAAAACCCCCCCTGTGTGGATGTCTGCCCTACCAACGCTTCATTTATTCGTAAAGATGGCTTGGTGTTGGTGGATAAGCACCGCTGCATTGGTTGTCGCTACTGTATGATCGCGTGTCCTTATAAAGCGCGTTCCTTGGTTTATCACGAAAATACCACCCCTAAAGATCAGCTTAATCGTGAGGTGCCCATTCGCGCCAAGGGTGTGGTGGAAAAGTGCAGCTTCTGCGTACACCGTATTGACAAAGGTGAGATCCCTGCTTGTGTTGAGGCGTGCGGCAAGAAGAGTGGGGCCATGTTATTTGGTGATATCAATGACCCTAAATCGGAAATTGCCCAAAAGCTGGCTCAAGTAACCAGCAAAACCATTCGTGATGATCTGGGTCTCAAACCCCACGTTCATTACACGAACCTTTAAGGGAGTAAGCTCAGATGATTAGTAAGTTTACCTCCATTCAGGGCAAATCCCGTGAATATTACACCCTGTTGCTCAGCTTAATGGGCTTGGCAGGGGTTGGGATTTTAACCTTCTTCTACATTGAAATTAACGGTCACGGTGTGACCGGTATGAACAATCAGGTGGTTTGGGGCCTGCCGCACATCTTTGCCATCTCTCTGTTGGTTATGGCATCTGGGGCGCTAAACTTGGCCTCTATGGCCACCGTGTTTGCGCATAACCATTATAAACAGTTCCGTCGTTTTTCTGCCTTCTTGGCGATCGCCTTGTTGGTTGGAGGCCTAATGGTGCTGGTGTTGGATCTGGGACGGCCAGACCGTATGTTGCTGACCATGGTGCACATGAACTTTAAGTCCATGTTTACCTGGAACGTGTTTCTTTACTCCGGTTTTGTGCTGCTCTGCTTTTTCTACCTGTGGGCGATGATGAGCAATGAAAAGTATGTTAAGCTCTCTGGTAGTGCCGCCTTTGCTGGGCGGGTGATCTTGACCACAGGGACAGGTTCGATCTTTGGCGTCATCCATGCTCGCGAGGTGTTTCATTCCGCCATCACCGCGCCGACCTTTATTGCGGTTTCGCTGACCTCTGGTACCGCGATTTGTGCACTGTTGCTGGTTTATACCTACCGCAAAACCCAACGTCAACTGGATGATAAGTTGATCTACGGTTTGCGTAATATGCTGCTTTTTTTCACCCTCATGGTCTTTTATCTCATGGCGGTAGAAAAATTCACCAAGGGTTATAGTCCCTCGTTTTATGAAGTCGAGACTTGGTTGCTGACAGGTCCTTGGGCTTGGTTGTACTGGGGTGGCATTGTGCTGATCGGTCTATTGACCCCACTGTTTATTCTTTCTCACAAAACATGGGGTAAGGATATTAACGGTATCATGGTCGCCTCGGTGGCTGCCATTGTGGGTGAAGTCTCTTATGTGGCGCATACTCTGCTCGCGGGTCAGACCTATCCGTTTAACCCTTTTCCTGGCTACTCTGTAAGCAGCACTTTTCAAGATGGTGCCGTGGGTAGTTATGTTCCTGCCATGCCAGAACTGTTGCTGGGATTGGGGGGGGTTGGGGTGGCCGGTATGATCTATCTGCTGGGGATTAAATTTTTCCGGCTGTTACCTAAAAAAGCTGAGGCTCCAGAAAGCTGGTTGCCCTGGAGCCCATAAAACCATAACCGCAGCATTGAAAAAAGCTCTCCCTAAAGGAGAGCTTTTTTTTCGCTTTTTCATAGCGAAAGCCCTATTTTTTTGTAACAATGATACTATTAAAAATTAAGCGGCAGATGCGGCTAAAATAGCGCTGGGGCAAACGGTTTATGCAATAAAAACGCGATCGTCTGCGCTCAACAAAGCCTTGCATTGCGTGCGTGCCTTTGTGTGGTACGGCGACTACAGCGAGGGTTTACGTGTGTGGCGTGTGTGGTTTTATATCGGGCTTGGAACATACTATGGTGACACCTGTGGTGGATAAACATACGCTAGAGCAGAATGGGCGAACACCCCTGGTGATGGTGGTGGACGACGATACGGCGATTCAAACGTTGCTCTGCCACTTTATGAAAAAAATTGGCTGGTCCTATGTGACCGCGATGCATGGCCAAGAGGCGATTGATCTTATCCCCAAGTGTCAGCCTGATGTCATTTTGATGGATGCTAAAATGCCCGTCTTAGATGGTTTTGAGGCTTGCAAACGCATTAAAGAAAACCCAGTTACAGCCCACATCCAGGTACTGATCATCACCAGCCTTGAAGATGATGAATCCATTAACCATGCTTACGAGGTGGGCGCATCGGACTATGTGCCCAAGCCAATACATTGGGTGAGCCTGCAAAACCGTGTGCAGTTTCTCTATAAAATGATGGTGGCTGAGCGCCAGTTAATGTTGACGGCCAAGGTGTTTGAAAATACCACAGAAGGCATTGTGGTCACCGATAGCACAGCGTGCATTACCAATGTAAACCCCTCCTTTGAAGCCATTACGGGATATGATCGCGGCAGTGTGCTGGGACAAAATATAAGCATTTTGCAGTCAGGCCGGCATGACCGGCGCTTTTACGGTAAAATGTGGCAAACCCTGCTTACCGCCGGTAAGTGGCAGGGGGAAGTGTGGAACCGCCGAAAAAATGGGGAAATATATCCGCAGTGGGTCAATATCAGTGCCATTCGTACCGGGGATGGCCAAACCGAAAGCTATGTGGGGGTGTTCACCGATTTAACCCGCATTAAGGAGTCAGAAGAAAATCTGCTCTACCTGTCAGGTCACGACGCACTCACCGAACTGCCCAATCGACTGCTCTTTCATGACCGACTTAACCAAACCCTGGTAGAGTCGGCAGATAGTGGCAGTATTGTCGCTGTGCTCATTGTGGATTTGGACCGTTTTAAGGTTATTAACGACTCTATGGGACATGAGGTTGGGGATAGCTTGCTGTGTGAGGTGGCAACTCGTCTGCGCGCGATATGTCCGGCTAAGGCGACGTTGGCCCGTTTGGGGGGGGATGAATTCGGCATTGTGCTGCCTAACATGACCCAAAACCGGGATGCCGCCCTGTTAGCTCAAGAGGTGCTAACCCGTGTCGCACAGCCCATTACCATAAGCGAAGTGGAGTTTGCGGTTGGTGCCAGTATTGGCATGACGGTCTATCCCTTGGATGGCGAAAAGCCCAGCGTGCTCATGCGTAATGCTGAGTCAGCCATGTACCACGCCAAACAGAGTGGGCGGAATAATTTTCAATTCTACCGTTCTGAACTCAACACGGCTTCTTTGGCGCGTATCCTCTTGGAAAGCGGTCTACGCAATGCGGTGGACCGACAAGAGTTTTTGCTTTTTTATCAGCCTCAAATGGAGCTTGCTACTGGTAAATTGATTGGAATGGAAGCCTTGATCCGCTGGCAGCATCCCGAGCAAGGCATGGTCTCTCCCGGTGAATTTATTCCCCTTGCGGAAGAGACTGGCTTGGTTATCCCCATGGGGCAGTGGGCGCTTAAAGAGGCGTGTCGCCAAAGTAAAGTATGGATGGATCAGACGGGGGTGCCTTTGCGTATTTCGGTTAACCTGTCGGGTATTCAATTTAGATTGCCAGATTTTACCGAAATGGTCATGCGTACCGTGGGGGAATCTGGACTGCCGCCTCACTGCTTGGAGTTGGAACTTACCGAATCCATCGCCATGGGCGATGTCGAAGAGACTCTGGAAAAATTAACCATCCTCTCTCGTTTTGGGGTACTGCTGGCCATTGATGATTTTGGTACAGGTTTTTCCTCGTTGAGTTATTTGAAAAAATTTCCGATTGATACCTTGAAAATTGATCAATCGTTCGTTCGCAATTGCACCAGGGATCCTGAGGATGCAGCCATTATTCGCGCCTTTATTAATTTGGCCCACAGTCTTAACCTAGAGGTCATTGCCGAAGGGGTGGAGCACCTGGAACAGTTGGAATTTCTGGCCCAGGAGTCTTGTGATGAGATCCAGGGCTATTTTTATGGCCGTCCTTTGAGTGGGGATAAATTTGAGATGTTTATGCTGGACGCCTTTGCCAAAAAGGCACAGCCACAAACCCTACTCTGAGAGAGGCAGCCATTGGTCTACCGTTGATTTGAACGGTTATACAAGGGCTTA
Protein-coding sequences here:
- a CDS encoding two-component system response regulator, with the protein product MVTPVVDKHTLEQNGRTPLVMVVDDDTAIQTLLCHFMKKIGWSYVTAMHGQEAIDLIPKCQPDVILMDAKMPVLDGFEACKRIKENPVTAHIQVLIITSLEDDESINHAYEVGASDYVPKPIHWVSLQNRVQFLYKMMVAERQLMLTAKVFENTTEGIVVTDSTACITNVNPSFEAITGYDRGSVLGQNISILQSGRHDRRFYGKMWQTLLTAGKWQGEVWNRRKNGEIYPQWVNISAIRTGDGQTESYVGVFTDLTRIKESEENLLYLSGHDALTELPNRLLFHDRLNQTLVESADSGSIVAVLIVDLDRFKVINDSMGHEVGDSLLCEVATRLRAICPAKATLARLGGDEFGIVLPNMTQNRDAALLAQEVLTRVAQPITISEVEFAVGASIGMTVYPLDGEKPSVLMRNAESAMYHAKQSGRNNFQFYRSELNTASLARILLESGLRNAVDRQEFLLFYQPQMELATGKLIGMEALIRWQHPEQGMVSPGEFIPLAEETGLVIPMGQWALKEACRQSKVWMDQTGVPLRISVNLSGIQFRLPDFTEMVMRTVGESGLPPHCLELELTESIAMGDVEETLEKLTILSRFGVLLAIDDFGTGFSSLSYLKKFPIDTLKIDQSFVRNCTRDPEDAAIIRAFINLAHSLNLEVIAEGVEHLEQLEFLAQESCDEIQGYFYGRPLSGDKFEMFMLDAFAKKAQPQTLL
- the nrfD gene encoding NrfD/PsrC family molybdoenzyme membrane anchor subunit — protein: MISKFTSIQGKSREYYTLLLSLMGLAGVGILTFFYIEINGHGVTGMNNQVVWGLPHIFAISLLVMASGALNLASMATVFAHNHYKQFRRFSAFLAIALLVGGLMVLVLDLGRPDRMLLTMVHMNFKSMFTWNVFLYSGFVLLCFFYLWAMMSNEKYVKLSGSAAFAGRVILTTGTGSIFGVIHAREVFHSAITAPTFIAVSLTSGTAICALLLVYTYRKTQRQLDDKLIYGLRNMLLFFTLMVFYLMAVEKFTKGYSPSFYEVETWLLTGPWAWLYWGGIVLIGLLTPLFILSHKTWGKDINGIMVASVAAIVGEVSYVAHTLLAGQTYPFNPFPGYSVSSTFQDGAVGSYVPAMPELLLGLGGVGVAGMIYLLGIKFFRLLPKKAEAPESWLPWSP
- the tusB gene encoding sulfurtransferase complex subunit TusB, with protein sequence MLHMVNKSPFQNGGLDSCLRFASAGDCILLMEDAAFAAATGTAKSAEVEAACKKFKVYALSADIKARAVKSVIEGIEVIDYAGFVDLVDQNKTHSWL
- the dsrO gene encoding sulfate reduction electron transfer complex DsrMKJOP subunit DsrO, producing MTMDRRTVLGLGGAMAVGAMVAPGMRLIAAPMQKGANAGARWAMLIDLSKCSEDCTDCTTACATENNIPQIEDQSRQIQYIRKITITDKTGKKPQQSLPVLCNHCENPPCVDVCPTNASFIRKDGLVLVDKHRCIGCRYCMIACPYKARSLVYHENTTPKDQLNREVPIRAKGVVEKCSFCVHRIDKGEIPACVEACGKKSGAMLFGDINDPKSEIAQKLAQVTSKTIRDDLGLKPHVHYTNL